A single genomic interval of Pontibacter deserti harbors:
- a CDS encoding glycoside hydrolase family 25 protein: MMLSLLLSFSKHAALTSLLWYSSITGYNTAIAENTVSASIENSGETKNNNNATLKGIDVSRWQKEVDWMQVKESGVTFAFVKATQGDFRLDPFFARNWEETKRHGIKRGAYHFFKPEAPVQDQITLFTSTVTLAPGDLPPVLDVEISDPRMTGEQLRTSIKTWLEAVTKHYGVKPIIYTSQNYYRRWLQGHFSDYHFWIARYSPVKPEVHHTDSWMFWQYTDSGSVSGINSAVDINFFAGNMDKLSELCIPEYATATEQISPLQQLKHKYPQP, translated from the coding sequence ATGATGCTTTCTTTACTCCTATCTTTTAGTAAACACGCTGCACTTACTAGCCTGTTATGGTACTCTTCTATAACGGGTTACAATACAGCTATTGCAGAAAATACAGTCTCTGCATCCATTGAAAACAGTGGCGAGACCAAGAATAACAACAACGCTACACTTAAGGGTATTGATGTATCGAGGTGGCAGAAAGAGGTAGACTGGATGCAGGTGAAAGAATCTGGTGTTACGTTTGCCTTCGTTAAAGCTACCCAGGGCGATTTCAGATTAGATCCTTTCTTTGCCCGTAACTGGGAAGAAACAAAGCGTCATGGAATTAAGCGTGGTGCTTACCATTTCTTTAAGCCTGAAGCTCCGGTTCAGGATCAGATTACGTTGTTTACCAGTACTGTTACGTTAGCACCCGGTGACCTGCCTCCCGTGTTGGATGTAGAAATTTCTGACCCAAGAATGACCGGAGAGCAACTGCGCACAAGTATAAAAACGTGGCTGGAAGCTGTTACAAAGCATTATGGTGTAAAACCGATTATCTATACAAGCCAGAACTATTACCGCCGCTGGTTGCAAGGACACTTTTCAGATTATCATTTCTGGATTGCGCGTTATAGCCCAGTTAAACCAGAGGTACATCATACAGATAGCTGGATGTTCTGGCAATATACTGATAGTGGCTCTGTTTCAGGTATAAACTCAGCAGTGGATATTAACTTCTTTGCTGGCAATATGGATAAACTGTCAGAGCTCTGCATACCGGAATATGCAACGGCAACCGAACAGATCAGCCCGCTGCAGCAGTTAAAACATAAGTACCCTCAGCCGTAA
- the lptB gene encoding LPS export ABC transporter ATP-binding protein, with the protein MILRAEHLFKKYKSRNVVNDVSVEVNQGEIVGLLGPNGAGKTTSFYMIVGLVKPNAGKIYLDTEDITALPMYQRAKRGVGYLAQEASVFRQLTVEENIMAVLEMTNKTKEEQHQKVEELLEEFSLTHVRKNKGIVLSGGERRRTEIARALAVDPKFVLLDEPFAGVDPIAVEEIQSIVAKLKSKNIGILITDHNVNETLSITDRAYLLFEGKILKSGTAEELAADEQVRRVYLGKHFELKRKV; encoded by the coding sequence ATGATACTCAGAGCTGAACACTTGTTTAAAAAGTATAAATCGCGCAACGTTGTAAACGACGTAAGTGTGGAAGTGAACCAGGGTGAGATTGTAGGATTACTGGGCCCAAATGGTGCCGGTAAAACAACATCTTTTTATATGATTGTGGGCCTGGTTAAGCCAAATGCTGGCAAAATTTACTTGGATACCGAAGATATTACAGCTTTGCCGATGTACCAGCGCGCGAAGCGGGGTGTTGGCTACCTGGCACAGGAGGCATCTGTTTTCCGTCAGCTTACAGTAGAAGAAAATATTATGGCTGTGCTGGAAATGACAAACAAGACAAAGGAAGAGCAGCACCAGAAAGTAGAAGAGCTACTGGAAGAATTTTCGCTGACGCATGTGCGCAAAAATAAAGGTATAGTGCTTTCCGGGGGGGAACGCCGCCGTACCGAAATTGCGCGTGCCTTGGCCGTTGATCCTAAATTTGTACTACTGGATGAGCCTTTCGCTGGAGTAGATCCAATTGCTGTGGAAGAAATTCAAAGTATAGTTGCCAAGCTCAAGAGCAAAAACATTGGCATCCTTATAACTGACCACAACGTAAACGAGACCCTCTCTATCACAGACCGCGCTTACTTACTATTTGAAGGTAAAATTCTAAAGTCTGGTACAGCCGAAGAACTAGCCGCAGACGAACAGGTACGCCGCGTATACCTCGGCAAGCACTTTGAACTGAAACGGAAAGTCTGA
- a CDS encoding GH3 auxin-responsive promoter family protein translates to MKKRIHDIDLFRKYPHEVQNELFQNLINTAKGTEWGKKYGYGDGISVREFQERVPVCTYEELYPYIERVIKGEQNLLWPTKIEWFAKSSGTTNARSKYIPVSPESLEDCHYKGGKDMLSIYVNLYPETKLFTGKGLSIGGSHRPSELNSKVSCGDVSAVIMQNLPIWAEAMRTPPLKVALMDKWEEKIEKMVELTVQENVTSMSGVPTWTYVLLKRILEVTGKSNILEVWPNLELFTHGAVAFGPYRQLFKELIPSDKMNYLEVYNASEGFFGIQDQAGTEDEMLLMLDYGVFYEFIPMDQFEEENPKTLTLDQVELGKNYALVISTNAGLWRYKIGDTVRFTNLSPYRIKISGRTKHFINAFGEEVIVENAEAAITKACDVTGAVITNFTAAPIYMESGKRGGHEWLIEFEKLPDNLKQFSYVLDDTLREVNSDYDAKRQNNIALQEPIVHAAPQGTFINWLREKGKLGGQNKIPRLSNSREYLEEIMLVNNLKPES, encoded by the coding sequence ATGAAGAAGCGGATCCATGATATAGATCTGTTCCGGAAATACCCGCATGAGGTGCAGAACGAGCTTTTTCAGAACCTGATCAATACCGCAAAAGGTACGGAATGGGGCAAGAAGTATGGCTACGGCGATGGAATTTCTGTACGGGAGTTTCAGGAGCGGGTGCCGGTTTGTACTTACGAAGAGCTGTACCCATACATTGAGCGTGTTATTAAAGGGGAGCAAAACCTGCTTTGGCCAACTAAGATCGAGTGGTTTGCCAAATCATCAGGTACAACCAATGCCCGAAGCAAGTATATTCCTGTAAGCCCTGAGTCGTTGGAAGATTGCCATTACAAGGGTGGAAAGGATATGCTTTCTATTTATGTTAATCTATACCCGGAGACGAAGCTTTTTACCGGTAAAGGCCTTTCGATAGGGGGCAGCCACCGGCCAAGCGAACTTAACTCGAAAGTTTCGTGTGGTGACGTATCAGCGGTAATTATGCAGAACCTGCCTATCTGGGCAGAAGCCATGCGTACACCGCCCTTAAAAGTTGCCCTGATGGACAAGTGGGAGGAGAAGATCGAGAAGATGGTAGAGCTGACCGTGCAGGAAAACGTGACAAGCATGAGCGGCGTACCAACCTGGACCTACGTACTACTAAAGCGCATACTGGAAGTAACCGGTAAGAGCAACATTTTAGAAGTATGGCCAAACCTGGAGCTGTTTACGCACGGTGCAGTAGCTTTTGGGCCATACCGTCAGCTGTTTAAAGAGTTGATCCCTTCTGATAAAATGAATTACTTGGAAGTATACAATGCTTCTGAAGGCTTTTTCGGGATACAGGACCAGGCAGGAACCGAAGACGAAATGCTGCTGATGCTGGACTATGGTGTATTCTATGAGTTTATACCTATGGACCAGTTTGAAGAAGAGAATCCCAAGACACTAACTTTAGATCAGGTAGAATTAGGAAAGAATTACGCTTTGGTTATCTCTACAAATGCTGGTTTGTGGCGCTATAAAATCGGAGATACTGTACGTTTTACAAACCTTAGCCCGTACCGCATTAAGATATCAGGCCGTACCAAGCACTTTATAAATGCCTTCGGCGAGGAAGTTATAGTTGAGAATGCTGAAGCTGCCATTACCAAAGCTTGCGATGTAACAGGAGCCGTTATCACCAATTTTACTGCTGCACCAATTTATATGGAAAGTGGCAAACGAGGCGGGCACGAGTGGTTGATAGAATTTGAAAAATTACCAGATAACCTTAAACAATTCTCATACGTATTGGACGATACACTGCGCGAAGTTAACTCCGATTATGATGCCAAACGGCAGAATAACATTGCCTTACAGGAGCCTATCGTGCATGCTGCACCACAAGGTACATTTATAAACTGGCTTCGCGAAAAAGGTAAGCTGGGCGGGCAAAACAAAATACCTCGCCTAAGCAATTCGCGCGAGTACCTGGAAGAAATAATGCTGGTAAATAATCTTAAACCTGAGAGTTGA
- a CDS encoding TIGR00266 family protein, producing the protein MRNSHEIDYKIYGNDIQVLEIELDPQETVIAEAGAMVYMEEGVEFQTKMGDGSNPSQGFLGKLVSAGTRMITGESLFMTHFTHMGHGKSHVAFSAPYPGTILPIDLRTIRNSTLITQKDAFLAAALGTKLSIHFNQRLGAGFFGGEGFILQRMQGDGMAFIHAGGTVVEKQLNNETLRVDTGCVVAFEEGIDFSVQRAGGLKSMIFGGEGLFLATLRGTGRVWIQSMPVKKLIQALMPQGENARKEGSILSSFLE; encoded by the coding sequence ATGAGAAACTCCCACGAAATTGACTACAAGATCTATGGCAACGACATACAGGTGCTGGAGATAGAGCTGGACCCACAGGAAACAGTAATAGCCGAAGCCGGCGCTATGGTTTACATGGAAGAAGGCGTAGAGTTCCAAACAAAAATGGGCGACGGTTCTAACCCAAGCCAGGGCTTTTTAGGCAAGCTTGTATCAGCAGGCACACGTATGATAACCGGCGAATCGTTGTTTATGACGCACTTTACGCACATGGGCCACGGCAAAAGCCATGTAGCATTTTCGGCTCCATATCCAGGCACTATACTTCCTATTGATTTAAGAACAATCCGCAACAGCACCCTTATTACGCAGAAAGATGCTTTCCTGGCGGCTGCCTTAGGTACAAAGCTTAGCATACACTTTAATCAGCGCCTGGGAGCAGGCTTTTTTGGTGGCGAAGGATTTATACTTCAGCGTATGCAGGGCGATGGTATGGCCTTTATACATGCAGGCGGTACTGTAGTAGAGAAACAGCTAAATAACGAGACACTACGGGTAGATACAGGTTGTGTGGTGGCATTTGAAGAAGGTATAGACTTTAGTGTGCAGCGTGCTGGCGGTTTAAAGTCGATGATATTTGGTGGAGAAGGCTTGTTTTTAGCTACCCTGCGTGGTACAGGCCGTGTTTGGATACAGTCTATGCCGGTGAAGAAACTGATACAGGCACTGATGCCACAAGGTGAAAACGCCAGAAAAGAAGGCAGCATTTTAAGCAGCTTCCTGGAATAG